In Megalopta genalis isolate 19385.01 chromosome 7, iyMegGena1_principal, whole genome shotgun sequence, a single window of DNA contains:
- the LOC117229089 gene encoding pre-rRNA-processing protein TSR2 homolog, whose protein sequence is MSNTKEFFLSVTQRIFSNWTALKMAVEHGMGSKESAVDFCPYMTEVMYMNENLNSSEIANELEDYMDEHFNTELEDNSATQVAEELLRFFHYCCENNESMAVTELEKLPPLQSWLLTRTPIRRIQNSSIIESDSSEDEEEVHQDMQVADEWTEVKSRHRK, encoded by the exons ATGTCGAACACAAAGGAGTTTTTTCTTTCTGTTACACAACGAATTTTCAGTAATTGGACTGCGTTGAAG ATGGCAGTTGAACATGGAATGGGTTCGAAGGAAAGTGCGGTAGATTTTTGTCCTTACATGACAGAAGTAATGTACATGAATG AGAATTTAAACAGCAGTGAAATTGCTAATGAATTGGAAGATTACATGGATGAACACTTTAATACTGAACTGGAAGACAATAGTGCTACCCAAGTTGCAGAAGAGCTTTTGAGATTCTTCCATTATTGTTGTGAGAATAATGAAAGTATGGCAGTGACAGAACTCGAAAAATTACCACCACTCCAATCGTGGCTCCTTACAAGAACACCCATAAGGAGGATACAAAATTCCTCGATAATTGAAAGTGATAGTTCAGAAGATGAAGAGGAAGTGCACCAAGATATGCAGGTGGCAGATGAGTGGACAGAAGTGAAATCTAGGCATAGAAAATAA
- the Mettl3 gene encoding methyltransferase like 3 — translation MSDAFEEIQAIKIKRNSLREKLQKRKRERHELFTLTSTTPVSSTLTNESSLTGDSIGHAQRADHSEYERDVLCILHESLPNLPITSAELIDQLRKNLNADVSSTDIHKILEKLAAQDIVKIKEVTENEVFGYTVLSITESQSSYQSQSDDTENPESAETSASELNDYGPAEKQLKLDKKNTEDIMSLISMPTIREKENKKVGEQILDLLSKQTSKEKSLAERFRSQGGAQVMEFCPHGTRVDCVKLNGGLGFAEKCKKLHFKKIIQSHTDESLGDCSFLNTCFHMDTCKYVHYEVDGPTTQPKEPNDTDNTNNATVNKILTLDSKNGSNVACPTTSGSLGSELTLYPPQWIQCDLRYLDMTVLGKFAVIMADPPWDIHMELPYGTMSDDEMRQLGIPALQDEGLLFLWVTGRAMELGRECLQLWGYERVDEIIWVKTNQLQRIIRTGRTGHWLNHGKEHCLVGMKGNPRINRGLDSDVIVAEVRATSHKPDEIYGIIERMSPGTRKIELFGRPHNVQPNWITLGNQVDGVHLIDPQLIKAFKKRYPDGNSMKPTKP, via the exons ATGTCAGACGCCTTTGAGGAAATTCAAGCCATTAAAATAAAGAGGAACAGCTTAAGAGAAAAATTACAGAAAAGGAAACGCGAGAGACATGAATTATTTACTCTTACTTCTACTACACCAGTATCATCCACCCTGACAAATGAATCATCCCTTACTGGTg ATTCAATTGGACATGCACAACGAGCAGATCATAGTGAATATGAAAGAGATGTTTTGTGCATCTTGCATGAATCATTGCCTAATTTACCCATCACATCTGCAGAGCTGATAGACCAGCTTCGTAAAAATCTAAATGCAGATGTGTCTTCAACAGATATCCATAAAATTTTGGAAAAACTGGCAGCTCAAGATATTGTTAA AATCAAGGAGGTAACAGAGAATGAGGTTTTTGGGTACACAGTGTTATCCATAACAGAATCGCAATCATCTTATCAGTCTCAATCCGACGATACAGAAAATCCAGAGAGTGCAGAAACGTCTGCATCCGAATTAAATGATTATGGGCCTGCAGAAAAGCAATTGAAACTGGATAAAAAGAATACAGAGGATATAATGTCTCTAATTTCAATGCCCACGATTAGGGAGAAGGAAAATAAAAAGGTTGGAGAGCAAATTTTAGATTTATTATCAAAGCAAACATCTAAGGAGAAATCTTTAGCTGAACGGTTTCGATCCCAAGGAGGAGCTCAGGTCATGGAATTCTGTCCTCACGGTACAAGAGTAGATTGTGTTAAGTTAAATGGTGGGCTAGGATTCGCAGAAAAGTGCAAAAAGCTTCACTTCAAAAAAATCATTCAAAGTCACACAGATGAATCTTTAGGTGACTGCAGTTTCCTCAACACTTGCTTTCACATGGATACATGCAA GTATGTCCATTACGAAGTAGACGGACCAACAACTCAACCCAAGGAACCAAATGATACAGATAACACAAACAACGCTACagtgaataaaattttaacgTTAGATAGTAAAAATGGTAGTAACGTCGCTTGTCCAACTACCAGTGGGTCCTTAGGCAGCGAATTAACTCTTTATCCACCACAATGGATACAGTGTGATTTACGTTATCTCGACATGACTGTACTGGGTAAATTTGCTGTGATCATGGCTGATCCACCATGGGATATTCACATGGAATTACCGTATGGTACCATGTCGGACGACGAAATGAGACAGCTAGGTATACCCGCCCTTCAAGACGAGGGTCTTTTATTTTTATgggtaacaggaagagcaatgGAGCTTGGCAGAGAATGTTTGCAGTTATGGGGGTACGAAAGAGTCGACGAGATTATATGGGTGAAAACAAATCAATTGCAGAGGATAATAAGAACAGGCAGAACAGGACACTGGTTGAATCATGGTAAAGAACACTGTTTAGTTGGAATGAAAGGAAATCCAAGAATCAATAGAGGACTGGATAGCGATGTTATCGTGGCTGAAGTCCGAGCTACTAGTCATAAACCTGACGAGATTTATGGAATTATTGAACGTATGAGTCCGGGAACAAGAAAAATTGAATTATTCGGGCGACCACATAATGTTCAACCTAACTGGATAACATTGGGTAATCAGGTAGACGGTGTTCACTTGATCGACCCGCAACTCATAAAAGCTTTTAAAAAACGTTATCCAGATGGAAACTCGATGAAACCAACGAAACCATAA
- the LOC117229086 gene encoding neuroepithelial cell-transforming gene 1 protein, whose amino-acid sequence MDDDSNNTIKDSFPEPRKKFWLRSRKRPKSDAISISSMDISIDSDLRKKKRRRRITEVASSIFSSSNLSNKQTNTLHTSFTIQPNVIDSSFVDNEPDTETLRRKNKENIENTNTLTLRSWVLDVSKISTKDKQNCALSRKEIKRQEAIYELYCGENVLIGDLRVLKDFYYEPLLPTGIFNSEELLTLFGGVTDLINIHSRLRDELIESRDQYGYTDAIGTTILNWTSTLAKPYLERCRTQIWAKHLLDEKRLTNKRFQSFLKKRLESPHSIDLWTYIDVPRSRIVKYPLLVKEILRHTPASHLDQTSLKEAYDTLSKLLNDIDRIMGDAECKLAQSKIHVKLEYDSSKCIENATELITEGQLKDTRGMKFQCFLFDTGFAITRRSRSVSKKYNLSFPVVLKEQICASANDKSLTNCEINIGDHIFTTEDEHGKRHWIDSLNKVCRLRIDLVENKIGTNEKENQEILTPVKKNQSTKFTVNKISENNFLTLKRNFLRSKRDSIGFT is encoded by the exons ATGCCATCAGTATCAGTTCGATGGATATATCCATAGATTCGGACTtaagaaagaagaaaaggagAAGAAGAATTACTGAAGTGGCCAGCAGTATATTTTCCTCATCTAACTTGAgcaataaacaaacaaatactCTTCATACATCTTTTACGATACAACCAAATGTTATAGATTCATCCTTTGTGGACAATGAACCAGATACAGAAACATTGAGAAGAAA GAACAAAGAGAATATAGAAAATACTAATACTCTCACACTTCGGAGTTGGGTACTAGATGTTTCAAAAATAAGCACGAAAGATAAACAAAACTGTGCTTTAAGTAGGAAAGAGATAAAAAGACAAGAAGCAATTTATGAATTGTACTGTGGAGAAAATGTGCTTATTGGGGACCTACGTGTTCTCAAAGATTTTTACTATGAACCATTGTTACCTACCGGTATTTTCAATTCTGAGGAATTGCTTACCCTATTTGGAGGGGTAACTGACCTCATCAACATACATTCTAGACTGAGAGACGAATTGATCGAATCAAGAGATCAATATGGATACACAGACGCTATCGGTACCACAATATTAAATTGG ACTTCTACGTTGGCAAAACCATATTTAGAAAGGTGCAGAACACAAATATGGGCTAAGCATTTATTGGATGAGAAAAGGCTGACAAACAAACGCTTCCAatcttttctgaaaaaacgtttAGAGTCTCCTCACTCTATTGATTTGTGGACGTACATAGATGTACCACGATCAAGAATTGTTAAATATCCATTGCTGGTTAAAGAAATATTGAGACATACTCCAGCATCTCATTTGGATCAAACATCTTTAAAAGAAGCATATGATACATTATCCAAATTATTAAATGACATAGACAGAATCATGGGTGATGCAGAATGCAAGTTGGCTCAATCAaagattcatgtgaaattagAATATGATTCTTCTAAGTGTATTGAGAATGCAACAGAACTTATTACCGAGGGTCAACTTAAAGACACACGTGGCATG AAATTTCAGTGCTTTCTCTTTGACACGGGTTTCGCAATAACTCGGAGATCAAGATCTGTAAGTAAAAAGTACAATTTATCTTTTCCTGTCGTGCTCAAGGAACAAATCTGTGCGAGTGCAAATGATAAATCGCTTACAAATTGTGAAATCAATATTGGTGATCACATATTCACGACTGAAGATGAGCATGGGAAAAGACATTGGATTGATTCATTGAACAAAGTTTGTAGACTGAGAATCGATTTAGTAGAAAACAAAATTGGTACtaatgaaaaagaaaatcagGAAATTTTGACTCCAGTGAAAAAGAATCAGTCTACTAAATTtacagtaaataaaataagtgaAAATAATTTCCTCACTTTGAAAAGAAACTTCTTGAGATCAAAACGTGATAGTATTGGTTTCACTTAG